The nucleotide sequence ACAGAGTCAAAGAGTAGAATCAATGAGAGTGTTTGAGTgtaatggagaaagagagaatctcTTTTCTTAGATTCTAGTTACAATCTAAATATAGACATTTACAATACAGAATATTGATGCTATGCACAATTACATATAATGAGAGTGACATCTCCTTAAGCTAACATGTGATCTTGGTTTGACTTGTTTCGCACTTGCTTAATCTCAGTGAACAAAAGAAAGCTTTCGAAGAATGCCTAGTGTATTATCATCGAAGAGATTACAATATATACAGGCTACATGCTATCAGAATTAAGAAACTAAATCTATACATAATATTCTCTAGATATACAATACTTGCAGCGGAAGGTATATATGAAACGTGCAGCCTTCTAGAAGAATAACCGGTTAAGTCCGGTTCTTGGTTANccccccccccccccccccaagtTGGAGCGTAGGGTAGGGATTACAAAACGCCCAAATTGGATCTTAAGTACTCAAACTCACGGCTGCCGAGTCCTTTAGTAAATATATCAGCCAACTGTTCGGCGGATACTACCTTCTTCGTGGCAATAAGCTTGTCCTGAACAGCATTACGTACATTGTACCGTCCATGGCAGATATAATAATCAACTAAACCACAAGGTTCGCTAGATGGTTCGGTACACAAGGTCGTTTCCAGCCAAATGATTTCACTTTCTCATTGTCCTCCAATCCAATTTTTTAGTATAAGGTACGTTTCTTGGAGCTTGCAGAGTTCACAGTAACACGCACAGAACTTGGTAAGATGGCTGCGCGGAAGATCTTAGAACTTGATCCGAATGAGCCTACAGCATATATACAGGGAACTGGGAAGAAGAGTCTACGGAGATGAGGAGggagatgaaagagagaaacttgGTTAAAGGAGGATGATGGGGCAAAGAAGGAAAGTTTATAAGTTCTACGTAGAGAAAGAGGATGATGGGTTAAGAAAATCGCAGTTACATTTGGGCTTATAAGCACGGTGAAATCTAGACCGATTTGGATATTTAAAAACTGATTAAAGGGTATGCGGAGATGGCCATAACACGATGAAATATATGTTGATGGTCTCTGGTAGAGAGATTTTGTTGAGAGGGATATTGAACTCATCATTATTTTAAAGATGGGAAATGTTCTTGTGATGATGCGTAAACCAGTTAGATGCGTTTACTAGAAATAGATTTATGGTCAATATATTGCCGAAAGtctaataaatcaaaatgaatAGTGAAGAAGACATTACTTGTTTTATATAGTTAAGAAGATATAAagaggttatatatatattttgttaacatgatatatttgaatataataaattatggGTGTAggcaaaaatatattaatgtaatAAGAAATTAATACCTTATCAAATTAACATTATAGTCAAcatgatattaaaataaaatataaataagcatGATTATTACAGTAACTTGATCTAATTCATGGTTNtttttttttttttttttttttttttcatttaacatGTAAATTTTTCCTTCATAAGTACTATTATCTCAAATAACAAACAGACATATAGCAAAGTCCAAAACCAATGGTCTAAAATAGACCACAGACTACCAGAAACGGGATGAGGCCAAAGCAGCAATGGATACCGAAGCCAAAGTCACAAAACTGAGCCAAACTACCTGGCCATTTAGCTGGTCGATCCGCAAGTTGCTGAAACCATTATAATTTGACCGATAATAAGAGAGACGAGTATTGTTTAAATAGTTGGTAAAAAGTATAGTCAGTAAAAGTTAAGACTTTGTAATACAGAAATATTTAGATAATAGTTCACAAGCTATAGATCATACCTTCTCTAGATCCATGCTTGCTTTCTCCAATTTTTCGCTGTGAtgtatgaaaaatataatttagaacaaaataaacaaattctgaaaattaaaaaaggaaaaaaaaaaaaaaaaaaaaaacactatctGCCGCTTTCAACATATCAGCCGTATGCTCTGTTTGAATCAACTTCAACTTGTTAATCGTTTTATCCTACACAAGAAATAATGGTTCATGTGAAGAGAGGGTNaaaaaaaaaaaaaaaaaaaaaaaaaaaaaaaaaaaaaaaaaaaaaaaaacataccaaatTATCTTCATACTCGTCTCTCCAATTTGAAAGGTCTGATTTTCGTGTAGAATTACGCGTTTCGATGGCGACATTCAGCTTCTTAATCTCGTTCTTTAACTCACCCTGAAGAGCACCGTTATCACCACTGGAGGAACCAAAACGTCGAGGCTTGATCGAACGAACCGCAAACAGACCCAGCCTCTTCGATGCCATCGGGAGAACGAAAggaagataatttttttgtttgtttaaagaacaaagaagcagagagagagagagaggcggcGACACTGGAATACTTTTGACCTAGAAGATAGATATCATCGAGTCTcggcgttttttttttatatttggtcTTGGGCTTGGTCTTGGGCTTACTTTTATTCCTCTCATTAggttttcatttcttctttcatGTTTTATGTGTAAATTATAAGATCAGACTCTCGGTattagggctgggcaaaataaccgataaccaaataaccgaccgaaaccgaaccgaaaaaaaccaaaccgaaccgaaccgaaattcttcaaatacccgaatggttagtaaaaatctatatccaaactaactgaaaccgaaccgaaccgaaccgacaattaaatggttaaccgaaatatccgaaaacctagaagatatcaaatattatatacttaatattatgcaaaactataaaataaacttaaaatataaattatttctagattcaaaacaattaaatattttaaataatcaatatatgtaaatgttattattttgaatttacaaagttaaatactattttgtaaaattgaatccatatttttcccttttttgtatttttgttattgtatatttggttaattttggttatattcggttagttttggttatatttggtttatttggttaatgttaatataatttatgttagttatggttatttatttaaataaccaaaccgaaaccgaaccgaaagaaaccgaaccgaaccgaaccgaaatttcaaaaatatccaaatggttactatattactatatccaaaataaccgaaaccgaatacaaccgaaccgaaaccgaatggttaaccgaatgcccaggcctactcggtatattatacttttttagccacaatatgaattttttaaatcttaaagCACCTACTTAGATTAGTAACATCTGGCAGTTCAAGACATATTTTTAAACatctgaaaataaatttttatttttttttaaaagaaaagaggcAGCGACACCAAAGTGATCTCTTTAGCCACCATTTGACTCTCCCACTTGTTACTTTTTTCTCTAATAACAACATGTGATCTTTATAGAAGTTAAAGGTTTCCTAGAAGACAAAGATTAAAAGTATAACTCACTTTTATTAGCttaagaaaatctctcaaaacttaagctctcaattctctctatctctcaaaACCTCACAAGTTGTGTCACACCTCAACacatccttatatatattatttgctaatcctaatcctacTAGGAATCCTATATATTAGATATCTCCTAATATACTTGATCCTTATCTCATTAACAAACACACTTATAGTAGGATTAGAAGTTACTTCCAGCTCAAGCTTCTTTCAAGCTTATCCCAACAATCTCCTCCTTAAGCTTGAAGTCACTTCCTGCCAAATCATGAACTCCCAACAGTCTCCTCATATCTCTGAACTTATTTTTGTCCAAGGCTTTAGTGAGTATGAACTTAGTCAAGGTGGATCCGCCCCTGTTGGTACCCAACTGAATTTAACATTCTCAAACTTTAAGCTTCATTTCTTTACATCTCTGATCCAATTGAGAACtgaaaatttttttggttttggcttgTAATATGTTGAAAATCTCTCTGTTGTCCCCTTCTAAATGGATGTTCTTGATACCTTTAGTATGTGACTGTTGCATTGCCATTATCAATGCCTGAAATTCGCTCTCTAGTGGATTGCTTGTGCATTCTCCTTCCGCGTGACCAGAACCAACGTAAAAACTTTCACTGTCTCTGAAAATCCATCCCGcctttgattttatttcttgGTTGATAAAGGAACCATCATAGTTACATTTCATCCACCCTTCTTCTGGCGCTTGCCAATGTGTTGTGTTTCTTAGCCGTGAATTTGCTTGATATGATGGTGGTTGAAGAGACGCCACAAACGTCTTAGCGTTTATCCATTCACAGGTATCCTTTTTTGCGTTGCGTAGACATGATTTCCAACTGATATGCTTTTGTTGGAAGGTGAGGATGTTTCTATTCTTCCATAGTCTCCATAATATCCAAAATGGCAATTGCTGGGTTACCTCTGTAATTTCTTTCATTGAACTCTGAGTTATTAGCAGTTGCAacttttcttctaaactcttttgtGGGTCCAATAAGTTGGTAAATGGTATTTCTGAAGCTTTCCAAATTGCTTAAGCATAAAAGCATTCAAAAAACAAGTGATTTGATCTTTCCTCTTCATACAACACCGACGACATAAGGACTGATTACTTATATGCCTATATTTCAATTGGGCTCCTGTTGCAAGTGCTCCAGAGAGTAATCACCACAAGAAATACTTGATCATTGGTGCTACTTTTAATTTCCAAACTGCAGCCTTGAGTGTAGGATTACCTGGAGGAGGAAGGATATGTTGTTCCGAGGAATGTGTTGAGAGCCAATAAGCCGATTTGACTGTGTGGATACCAGTTCTTGTGTAGTGCCATCCAATTAGATCTTCTCGTGCTTCATCGCATATTTTGATTGCCAAAACTGTATTAACATCAATTTCATGAATAACTGCTCTGACCTTTTCTTCATTCCAGCCAGCTCTTTCTGTATTCAATAACTCTACAACCCTCAAATTCTCCATTGTATCCAAAATATTCTTTGGTTGTGGTGCCCGTGGTGGGCTAAGTGGTAACCAAGGATCTTCCCATGTACCGATTTTTGTTCCATCTCCAATCACATATCGAAGTCCTGTTTTCAGAAGATCTCGTCCATGAATGATAGATTTCCATATGTTGGATGATTTTGCTTTGTCAGTAGCATTGAGGAAATTGGTGTCTCCAAAATACCTTGCTTTTAAGACCTTTACCATCATACAGTCAGAATTTTGTAATATCCTCCATTCAAGTTTGCTGAGTAGAGCACTGTTAAAATGTTCTAGATCTCTGAAACCTAAATCACCTTCCTTTTTTGGTAAATTCAATCTATTCCATGCAAACCAGTGCATACCTCTCATATCATCATCTGTACCCCACCAATATCTTGCCAATATGCCGTTTATATATGTTCATGGAGAAAACTGGCATAGCAAGAGCTATTGATTTTAGAAGTACCTCTTTTCCAGCCGGTGAGAGAAATTGTTTGTTCCAGCCTTGTGTTTCTATCTTTGACCTTCTCCAAAATAAATTGAaacatctctgtttttttctttgaaaaatctTCTGGTAATCCCAAATATTTTCCTGCTCCATCATTATGAATCCCCATAATTCTTCGTATTCTTCTTTTAACTTGTGGCTTGACTCTGCTTCCAAAGGTGATGGATGATTTCCTGAGATTGATGGCCTGTCCCGAGGCTTTCTCATAAGTTGTGAAGATCTTTTTCAAGGCTTTGCACGATTTTTCATTTGCCAAAGTGAAAAACAGAGAATCATCAGCAAATAATAAGTGAGTTATAGCTGGTCCACCGTTGCTGATTTTTATTGCTTAAAAGGTTCTTTTCTGCTCTGCCATGTTTACCAAATGGGTGAGAACATCAGCACAAATTATGACGAGATATGGAGAAAGTGGGTCTCCCTGACGTAGACCTCTTTCTGGCTGTATAGTCCCATGAGGTGATCCATTGATCAAAACTGAATATCTTACCGAAGAGACACAGGCCATTATCCAACTTATCCATATTTGATCAAAACCCATAGCTCTCATCGTGGTTTCCAAGAAACTCCATTCCAGACGGTCATAGGCTTTTGTGATATCAATTTTCACAGACATATAGGAGTTTGATTGTCGTTTACGCACCTTGAGAGCATGGTGAACTTCATGagaaataatgatgttatcacttATCATTCTTCCTGGTATGAAAGCTGCCTGATTCTCTGAGATTATTCCTGATAAGCTCTCCTTAAGTCTGTTGGCTAATATCTTGGATATTATCTTGTAGCTCACGTTACACAGCGCTATTGGTCTAAAATCCGCCATTGTTATCGGATTGACAATCTTTGGAATTAGGCATAGATTGGTATGGTTGTGGAGGCAGTCCATATTGTTCCCTTGGAAAAAACCTTGGATTTCCGCAACAATTTCTGATTTAATGTCATCCCTGAACTGTTGGTAAAATATGCTAGAGAAACCATCTGGTCCCGGAGCACGATGGGGACCTATCGAGAAGACTGCACTCTTAATTTCATCCTCTGTAATGGCTCTGGTAAGTCTATTATTTATATCCGCTGATACCCATCTCTCAAAACCTTGAAACAACTCACTGATGTTCAAATCTGATGCTGGCTGAGTGGAGTAGAGGTTCTGGAAATATTGAATAGCCGCATTAGCTATATGAGACTCTGATCTTCCAATTATGATGTTGTTGTCCTGAATTGCATTAATCTGATTTCTGATCTTTTTTGCCTTGGCTGCATTATGGAAGTAAGATGTGTTACGGTCTCCAAGATTTAGCCAGGTGTTGCGACTCTTATTCTTCCAATGAAATTCTTCTTCTATGTAAGCTTCATTTAATTGTCTTCGTAGTTGTGCTCTCTCCGAAGGGCTACTGTTCCCAGTTGCAACAGCTCTGTCAAGCTTATGTTGAATCAGACCAGTCTTTTCTTCAGCAGTCGCTCTATTGATCCATTTCCATTTTGATATCTCTTTACGACAATGTATTATTCGCTGAAACATTGAACCAGAACTGGAATTACGAATATCTCTCCATCCCTTTAACTCTGCATCTTTGAACCCTTGCTGGTGGTATAACCTTGAGTCATAAGTGAATAAACCTTTTCTTGTCTCAGTACCGTCTGCAATGGTTGTGATGAGCAGTCTATGATCGGATTCTTCATATTCTAGGAACTCTATTTCAGATGCAGGAAACTGGATATGCCAAGACGAGTTAGCCATTGTACGATCCTGGCAACTAGTGACGTAATGTGTACCCCTCTGGCCAGCCCATGAGAAGCGATCACCAACTGTCTTTAAATCTGTAAGATCACAATGTTTTACCATCTTTCTCATAGCTTGAAAAGTAGATTCTGGTCTGATCCTTCCTCCTCTTTTTTCATCATTGCTCAATAGTACattaaaatctcacaaaatgAACCACAGTTTGTTATTTCTGGTTATAGCCAGTCTTTCTAATCTTTCCCAAAGATCATTTTTGTCGTAGGGATTGGGATGACCatacacaaaagaaaagtagaaaCTGATTCCATTACTTGAGACTGTACAATCAGTAAGATTAGAGGACTTGAAgtgaacaacaacatcaacatcatcCTTTCGCTTTGTTTCCGATAGGCAAATAATGTCTAGAAGATGCTTCCTTTCCATCTTCTTTAGGCGTCGAACTGTAGGGTCATTGCCTAACCCCTGACAGTTCCAGCAGGCTGTCCTCATGGTGGATGTGATGGATTAGGGCCCACCGCACCTCTATTCAAGTCATCAGTGGAGGATCCACTTCCATCTTCAAAATAGCGTATTTGCATCTTGACAACATTTGTGACATCAGAAGCCTCCATATAGtcctctctcattctctttccTTTATCTCTTGCCGTTTCCTTGTTCTCATGAGATCGAGCAGCAGCCTCCATTATGTCAGGATTTGGATAGATGGAATTGGGGAGCATAGCAGAGCTAGTGGATCCGACATTGTTCTCTGTAACATTTTGAAAAGGAGGAATGGGGGTAATCAGATGATTAGTATCAAAAGGATCACCTACCAAGTTTGTAGCACCAGTGCTAGACAAGATCACAGTGTCTTGTAAACTGTTGTGTTCCGGATCTATGTCTGAAAGCTCATAATCATCATCTACTGCCTGTTCCCCTTGATGTTCATTTGGATTATCCTCTGGTTCGACAATCTCTACTGGATCAGCGTTTTGGTGTCCATCTTCATGATTTGGTATTGGCTGACCATCTTCTCCTATCTCCTGAATGTGGATTCCAGGGTTACCCACCatatcatcatcctcttcattaTCAATATCGTCGTCTGGATCATTGGGACCACCGTTTTGGATCAGACAGCGCCTGGAGTCATGTGTTAACATACCGCAAACTTCACAGAATCTCCGAAGACGTTCATAAAAAAAGCTTAGAACTGTATTCACACCGGGTGTGAATTGATAATTACGTTGAAGCCATAGGGGGTTATCAACATTCCAATGGACACGAACCAGAACAAATTGAACTCTAGACACCGTTGCTTCGTCGAAATCCACTTCCATAATATCACCCAGAGACCGAGCAATACTGTCGATGACAGCCAAATTTAGATACTGGAAAGGAATACCCCTAATCTAAATCCAAAAGGGTATGTAGTTCAGCGCATTCAGATCCATTTCCGGAGACCATCGTTGTAGGACCAACACTCGATCCGCAAAAGCCCAGGGTCCTCGACGAATGACGGTTTCAAGTGATTCTTTAGAGggaaaaatgaaatgaaaccTTCGTTGTTCCACAATTCTGCCGCGAACCAAGGCTACCAGTCCCCAGGAGCGTAGGAGGGAGTTGATGATTTGACGGATGTCTTTTTTGCGTGGGATGATGGGTCTCCCCAGAAGGCAGAACCGATTTGAGGCTGCTGCTTGTTGTACAATTGCCGTAGGGAGCGCAAAAGGGGCATCCTCAATGCCCAGATCGATGTTTTGGAGTGCACGTCGGATATTATCAGCCATCAGGAATCGGGGAATGTAGAAACGAAGGGGAAAGATAATCGGTGTTTTAAGATTTGTGTAAGAACACCCATAAAACCTCAATCGATCTCGAATAAATAGATAATTCCATTTATGTGAAACCGTTACTTCATGCAAAGTGTTACCGACTTTGCCGGGGAAAACCGCTCGATCGTGGGATTCAAGAAACCACCCCATTACGTCAAGAAAAACCGTCGGAATCTTCCAgagaagataacaaaaagataaCCGTAAAATCGCCTCTTGAatcgctattttttttttatgggtgttcttctttcatgttttatgtttaaattATAACAAGAGAAGTCCCCCAATCTATCTTTATTTTATGACTTTATCTTATGCTATTTTCATGTAATCTTTTTCGATATTGACTTGGACGTACGGTAATCTAGCTCTAACAAGAGACTTTTATACATCATGCTTTCGGCTTCAAAGGTTCAAATATTGCGGCTGCTTTGCGTTGATTCCGTTGAGAGTGGAACTCCCCCAAATAATAACATTGATGATCTTCGCATGCACATGAAGATCCCAGTTCTTATATAATTTAGACagaattcaatatatatatactcatgtACGTGCATCTTTATCTCAAATATTCATTTTGTGTGGGGTGCGTTAGATCTTTACTCGAGTAACCCACATGGGTTactcaaatcttaattaattatataattaattataaactaattaaaataactCACTTagaaacttaaacaaaatcaatcttccACTAGAAAAACTCACTTAGATTActcaatcatttaaataatattttttcatataaaa is from Camelina sativa cultivar DH55 chromosome 20, Cs, whole genome shotgun sequence and encodes:
- the LOC104769504 gene encoding uncharacterized protein LOC104769504 → MASKRLGLFAVRSIKPRRFGSSSGDNGALQGELKNEIKKLNVAIETRNSTRKSDLSNWRDEYEDNLDKTINKLKLIQTEHTADMLKAAERKIGESKHGSREATCGSTS